A portion of the Juglans microcarpa x Juglans regia isolate MS1-56 chromosome 1D, Jm3101_v1.0, whole genome shotgun sequence genome contains these proteins:
- the LOC121256043 gene encoding triosephosphate isomerase, cytosolic, protein MARKFFIGGNWKCNGTTEEVKKIVATLNEAQVPPHDVVEVVVSPPFVFLPLVKSLLRPDFHVAAQNCWVKKGGAYTGEVSAEMLVNLGIPWVILGHSERRLILNESNEFVGDKVAYALAQGLKVIACVGETLEQRESGSTVNVVAAQTKAIAERVSNWANVVLAYEPVWAIGTGKVATPAQAQEVHSELRKWLHANTSSEVAATTRIIYGGSVNGANCKELAVQHDVDGFLVGGASLKPEFIDIIKAAQVKKSA, encoded by the exons ATGGCCAGGAAGTTCTTTATCGGCGGAAACTGGAAATGC AACGGAACCACTGAGGAGGTGAAGAAGATAGTGGCCACACTAAATGAAGCCCAAGTGCCTCCACACGATGTCGTGG AGGTTGTGGTAAGCcctccatttgtttttcttccGTTGGTAAAAAGTTTGTTGAGGCCTGATTTCCATGTTGCGGCACAAAATTGTTGGGTCAAAAAAGGAGGTGCTTATACAGGGGAGGTCAG TGCAGAGATGCTCGTCAATTTGGGCATTCCTTGGGTTATTCTTGGTCATTCTGAGAGACGTCTTATATTAAACGAGTCAAATGAG TTTGTTGGAGATAAGGTCGCATATGCACTTGCACAAGGTTTGAAGGTGATTGCCTGTGTTGGAGAGACTCTTGAGCAGCGAGAATCTGGATCTACTGTGAATGTTGTTGCTGCACAAACTAAAGCAATTGCAG AACGAGTTTCAAACTGGGCCAATGTTGTTTTGGCTTATGAGCCTGTGTGGGCTATTGGTACTGGGAAGGTTGCAACTCCAGCCCAGGCTCAGGAA GTACATTCTGAATTGAGGAAATGGCTTCACGCAAATACCAGTTCTGAAGTTGCGGCAACAACCCGCATTATTTACGGAG GTTCCGTGAATGGGGCAAACTGCAAGGAATTGGCTGTTCAGCATGATGTTGATGGCTTTTTGGTTGGGGGAGCTTCTCTTAAG CCGGAGTTCATTGACATTATCAAGGCTGCCCAGGTTAAGAAAAGTGCCTAA